GTGGCCGAGACGGTCGGCCTGGTCGAGCAGACCCGTACACGCATCCTCCGTGCGGTCCCTGACGTCTACCGGGACGTGATCGCCAACGCCTCCGGTGACGTGCTGGCCGGCACGGTGACCCGCCGGCAGGCCGCGCAACGGACGTTGTCGGACTTCGCCCGCCGTGGCGTCACCGGATTCCAGGACCGCGCTGGCCGATCGTGGGATCTCCCGTCCTACACGGAGATGGCCGTGCGCACCGGCACCGGTAGGGCGGTGGTCCAGGGGCACGTCGACCGGCTGGTCGAGCTCGGCCAGGACCTGGTGATCGTCTCGGACGCTCCGCAGGAATGCGTCTTGTGCCGGCCGTGGGAAGGCCGGGTGCTGAGCTTGACCGGGCAGACACGCGGGGCGGTGCGGGCGGAGAACCTGCGTGGTGACGGGACCGTGTCGGTGACCGTGAACGGGACGTTGGACGAGGCCCGCGGCGAGGGGCTGCAGCATCCGAACTGCCGGCACACGATCGCGCTGTATCAGCCGGGCGTTACCCGGCCTATGAGCCAGCGCGACACGGCGGATCCGCAGGGCGACCAGGACAGGCAGGAGCTACGGCGTCTGGAGCGTGGGGTGCGGGAGTGGCGACGTCGTGAGGCCGTCGCGATCACCGATGATGAGCGCAGGCTGGCGCGGGACAAGGTGGGCGAGTGGGAGGCACGCCGGAAGGCGCAGGTCGCCAGGGTGCCAGCGTCTCTGTCGTACTCGGGAGGGCGGGCAAGGCTCGGAGCCCGTTAGCTACTTGGCGTCCTTCAGAGCCAGCGCGTCGCGGATGAGTGGACCGATGTTCACGCGAAGCTTCTGCGGCTCGTAGTCATCGTCCGGTGACAACTTCCGATGCGCCTCTTCGATCTCGCGGTTGAGTTGATCGTTGAACCGCCAGATCGGTTCGATCTCGGCATAGCCCGCGGTCGACGCCATGCCGTTCAGCGCGTACTCGTCGCCATCGGGCGTTCGGAAGATCGCTCGACCGGCCGGCTCGTACCGCAGCCAGCCCCCCTCGATGGTGAGCGGCCAGCTGTCGCCGTAGTCGTCTCGGGACACGGCCCGCATCCTCGGCGACACGATCTCCTGGAACTTCCCCTTCAGGGTGGACGCCTCCCGCATCTCGCGGAGGGCGTCGTCTGTGGCGCCCATGTGGCGCTCCTTTCGCACGTGCATCGACGGTAGCGACCGGTTGTGACATCGAGCCGTAGCCGGGTCACAGTGGGGCGCAGGCTGGGCGCACCGTCTACGTGCGAACCAGGAGCTGCACCGTGCGACACCTCACCTCTGGCCGTCCTGGCCACCGCCAGCCCATCACCATCACCGACCC
The sequence above is drawn from the Egicoccus sp. AB-alg2 genome and encodes:
- a CDS encoding phage minor capsid protein, whose product is MPISPHMAEDLAKGVADIMVRAEVTMLEQVARRVERGIDQPGWAESKLTEIQQLRAEVEAEVARALGEAREATEEAVRHAYNRGVATAGSDLEAIGVSRELAYGRVDMAKVRALVAETVGLVEQTRTRILRAVPDVYRDVIANASGDVLAGTVTRRQAAQRTLSDFARRGVTGFQDRAGRSWDLPSYTEMAVRTGTGRAVVQGHVDRLVELGQDLVIVSDAPQECVLCRPWEGRVLSLTGQTRGAVRAENLRGDGTVSVTVNGTLDEARGEGLQHPNCRHTIALYQPGVTRPMSQRDTADPQGDQDRQELRRLERGVREWRRREAVAITDDERRLARDKVGEWEARRKAQVARVPASLSYSGGRARLGAR